A single window of Vanessa tameamea isolate UH-Manoa-2023 chromosome 5, ilVanTame1 primary haplotype, whole genome shotgun sequence DNA harbors:
- the LOC113392651 gene encoding elongation factor 1-alpha 2 gives MGKEKTHINIVVIGHVDSGKSTTTGHLIYKCGGIDKRTIEKFEKEAQEMGKGSFKYAWVLDKLKAERERGITIDIALWKFETAKYYVTIIDAPGHRDFIKNMITGTSQADCAVLIVAAGTGEFEAGISKNGQTREHALLAFTLGVKQLIVGVNKMDSTEPPYHEARYEEIKKEVSSYIKKIGYNPATVAFVPISGWHGDNMLEPSDKMPWFKGWTIDRKDGKVEGKCLIEALDAIQPPSRPTEKPLRLPLQDVYKIGGIGTVPVGRVETGILKPGMVVVFAPAAITTEVKSVEMHHEALQEAMPGDNVGFNVKNVSVKELRRGYVAGDSKNCPPKGASDFTAQVIVLNHPGQISNGYTPVLDCHTAHIACKFAEIKEKCDRRTGKTTEVEPKSIKSGDAAIVTLVPTKALCVESFQEFPPLGRFAVRDMRQTVAVGVIKSVTFKEVTTGKITKAAEKAQKKK, from the exons CACGTCGATTCTGGAAAGTCGACCACCACCGGACACTTGATCTACAAGTGCGGTGGTATCGACAAGCGGACCATCGAGAAGTTCGAGAAGGAGGCACAGGAAATGGGCAAAGGTTCATTCAAGTATGCTtgg GTTTTGGACAAGTTGAAAGCAGAACGCGAGCGAGGTATTACTATCGACATCGCCCTGTGGAAGTTCGAGACCGCTAAGTATTATGTCACCATCATTGACGCACCCGGTCACAGAGATTTCATCAAGAACATGATTACTGGAACTTCCCAA GCTGATTGCGCCGTTCTGATCGTGGCGGCCGGTACTGGAGAGTTTGAAGCTGGTATCAGCAAGAATGGACAGACGCGTGAGCATGCTCTGCTTGCTTTCACGCTCGGCGTGAAGCAGCTGATCGTAGGGGTCAACAAGATGGATTCCACCGAACCTCCGTACCACGAGGCACGCTATGAAGAAATCAAGAAGGAAGTTTCTTCTTATATCAAGAAGATTG GCTACAACCCGGCGACGGTGGCTTTCGTGCCCATCTCGGGCTGGCACGGCGACAACATGCTGGAGCCGTCCGACAAGATGCCCTGGTTCAAGGGGTGGACCATCGACCGCAAGGACGGCAAGGTCGAGGGCAAATGCCTCATCGAG GCTCTGGACGCGATCCAGCCTCCCTCTCGACCCACCGAGAAGCCTCTCCGGCTGCCTCTACAGGACGTATACAAGATTGGCGGCATCGGAACCGTGCCCGTCGGCCGAGTCGAGACAGGCATACTAAAGCCAG GCATGGTGGTCGTATTCGCGCCGGCCGCCATCACCACCGAGGTGAAGTCCGTGGAGATGCACCACGAGGCCCTCCAGGAGGCCATGCCCGGAGACAACGTGGGCTTCAATGTCAAG AACGTATCGGTGAAGGAGTTGCGCCGCGGCTACGTGGCCGGAGACTCCAAGAACTGCCCGCCTAAGGGAGCCTCCGACTTCACTGCACAG GTGATAGTGCTGAACCACCCGGGGCAGATCAGCAACGGGTACACGCCCGTGCTGGACTGCCACACGGCGCACATCGCGTGCAAGTTCGCCGAGATCAAGGAGAAGTGCGACCGTCGTACCG GCAAGACTACTGAAGTGGAACCGAAGTCGATCAAGTCCGGAGATGCGGCCATCGTGACGTTGGTCCCGACCAAAGCGCTCTGCGTCGAGTCGTTCCAGGAGTTCCCTCCGCTCGGCCGCTTCGCCGTGCGCGACATGCGCCAGACCGTCGCCGTCGGTGTCATCAAG agTGTAACCTTCAAGGAGGTTACTACAGGCAAAATCACCAAGGCCGCCGAGAAGGCCCAGAAGAAAAAATAA